The Alteromonas stellipolaris genome includes a region encoding these proteins:
- a CDS encoding ATP-binding protein — protein sequence MTFLRKINPARAIMGRLFLWFWATFIVTAVLAVWGSRFFFEELQVNSATPKELQQLERVLSGITSDRAMQAPLRAVLDRNGRAGRGRAIAVDVDSGRVIAAGGPPLREDDRRDVQRIIDQKVPITLNRGALKITGPMFFERDGKRFALFSAKLEAPGENSPPFVLFLCIALVTTTLLSWLFAKSLTRPILRLQKSARLLSTGNWEARIDNTDKRQDELGQLGRDFNSMANQLEKMWSGQKRLLADISHELRSPLARLQMALGLAHQQNVDPASLARIEREAERMEALVTQLLELSRAENGVTNFSSYSLSLLFRDIFTDGQFEAANSNKALDIDEIPKLTVLVDQVLLCRAVENVLRNAIRHSAYLTTVEFTVTETEWSVTICDDGEGLSSEECERVFAPFYRATLARERASGGVGLGLSIAKAAVQLHHGVIKAVTRDEGGLSVTLSFPRKLENT from the coding sequence ATGACGTTTCTTCGTAAAATAAACCCTGCCCGCGCCATTATGGGGCGCTTGTTTTTATGGTTTTGGGCTACCTTTATTGTTACTGCTGTACTTGCTGTGTGGGGCAGTCGGTTTTTCTTCGAAGAACTTCAAGTAAATAGTGCCACGCCGAAAGAATTGCAACAGCTAGAACGTGTATTAAGTGGCATTACGAGTGACCGTGCTATGCAAGCCCCCCTTCGGGCTGTTTTAGATAGAAACGGCCGAGCAGGACGAGGCAGGGCTATTGCAGTTGATGTTGACTCAGGTCGTGTGATTGCCGCGGGTGGTCCGCCGTTACGTGAAGATGATAGGCGTGATGTACAAAGAATCATCGATCAAAAAGTGCCCATCACGCTAAATCGGGGCGCCCTAAAAATAACCGGCCCCATGTTCTTTGAACGTGACGGTAAACGTTTTGCATTGTTTTCCGCTAAATTAGAAGCGCCAGGTGAAAACTCCCCTCCCTTCGTCCTCTTTCTTTGTATTGCCTTAGTAACAACGACCTTACTGTCTTGGCTATTTGCAAAATCACTTACTCGACCTATTCTTCGGCTGCAAAAATCAGCGCGTTTATTATCTACGGGTAATTGGGAAGCGAGAATTGATAACACTGACAAGCGACAGGATGAACTTGGTCAATTAGGTCGTGATTTCAATTCAATGGCCAATCAACTAGAGAAAATGTGGAGCGGACAAAAGCGGCTATTGGCTGATATTTCTCACGAGCTTCGTTCTCCCCTTGCTCGATTACAAATGGCACTTGGCTTGGCACATCAGCAAAATGTTGACCCCGCTTCGCTAGCTCGTATTGAACGAGAAGCTGAGCGTATGGAGGCCTTAGTCACGCAATTGCTAGAACTGAGTCGCGCTGAAAATGGGGTAACCAACTTCTCTTCCTACTCTTTATCTCTGTTGTTTCGCGATATCTTTACCGATGGACAGTTTGAGGCCGCGAACAGTAATAAAGCCCTCGATATAGATGAAATACCCAAGTTGACTGTATTAGTAGACCAAGTATTACTTTGCCGTGCGGTAGAGAATGTATTACGTAATGCCATTCGCCACAGCGCATACTTAACAACGGTTGAGTTTACAGTTACTGAAACCGAGTGGTCAGTGACCATATGTGACGACGGTGAAGGTTTATCAAGTGAAGAGTGCGAGCGGGTATTTGCCCCTTTTTATCGTGCAACCCTAGCCCGAGAAAGAGCTTCTGGAGGGGTAGGCTTGGGCTTATCCATTGCAAAAGCTGCCGTACAATTGCATCATGGCGTAATAAAAGCAGTGACAAGAGATGAAGGTGGCCTAAGCGTCACACTATCCTTCCCTCGTAAGTTAGAAAACACTTAA
- a CDS encoding response regulator transcription factor, translating to MNQAVVGFKNMSSEFHLQSILIIDDDNELTDMLATYLSSMGYQIQVSNDGQAGLAEATAGGHYDLILLDVMMPKMDGFDVLKKLRVSHATPVLMLTARGDDYDRILGLELGADDYLPKPFNHRELVARIKAIFRRLALTNSGGTIEQDLIVNELFLSSSSQVAKVGEVEMTLTSTEFSILRLLMLNTGSRVTKEEISLKVLGKSLQAFDRSIDMHVSNLRKKIAAISNIEKIKTIRGVGYMLLPGQ from the coding sequence ATGAATCAAGCCGTCGTAGGTTTCAAAAACATGAGTTCAGAGTTTCATTTACAGTCCATTCTTATTATCGATGATGATAATGAACTAACTGACATGCTAGCCACCTATCTATCCAGTATGGGGTATCAAATTCAGGTCAGTAATGACGGGCAGGCAGGGTTGGCGGAAGCGACGGCCGGTGGTCATTATGATCTCATTCTGCTTGATGTCATGATGCCTAAAATGGATGGCTTCGATGTACTTAAGAAACTAAGAGTGAGCCATGCTACACCAGTACTTATGTTAACGGCGCGCGGTGACGATTACGACCGCATTCTAGGGTTAGAGCTAGGTGCTGACGATTACTTGCCAAAGCCATTTAATCATAGAGAGCTGGTGGCGCGAATTAAAGCAATTTTCCGAAGACTGGCATTGACCAACAGCGGTGGTACCATTGAGCAAGACTTGATTGTGAATGAGTTATTTTTAAGTAGTAGTAGCCAGGTCGCCAAAGTGGGCGAGGTTGAAATGACCCTGACCAGTACAGAGTTCTCTATTCTTCGGTTGCTTATGCTGAACACAGGTAGTCGAGTGACGAAAGAAGAAATTAGTTTGAAGGTATTAGGTAAATCTCTTCAAGCGTTTGATAGAAGTATCGATATGCACGTAAGTAACTTACGCAAAAAAATAGCCGCAATTAGTAATATCGAAAAAATTAAAACCATCCGCGGTGTGGGTTATATGTTGCTACCCGGTCAATGA
- a CDS encoding Spy/CpxP family protein refolding chaperone produces the protein MNSILIAGLLATTFTLAQNVNAATQGPKMRDHAPGMEMIKTLSRLSLSSEQIDEVKNLVTAFKANHERPDAPSERPDKPGFASLSESEIRSLVETRMATQQSQHFAIAELRSQIYNLLSESQRNMITELEAKRGSKRETAHGPRRGANRGADRGAMRGQPPRGPRLPFEELKLTDEQIASLETLNAAYRETRLQRRATLDAHRDAERALVRSGNFSESAWDALYAEYKDDLVNAAIEDITHKQATFAVLTDVQQAEMQQKRENIDALRRLFSDN, from the coding sequence GTGAATTCAATCCTCATTGCTGGGTTATTAGCTACCACCTTTACCCTAGCCCAAAACGTAAATGCGGCCACTCAAGGCCCCAAAATGCGTGATCATGCTCCTGGGATGGAAATGATCAAAACGTTGAGTCGCCTTTCTCTTTCTTCAGAGCAAATAGATGAGGTGAAAAACCTTGTAACCGCGTTTAAGGCCAATCACGAACGGCCAGACGCGCCCTCAGAGAGACCAGATAAGCCCGGTTTCGCCAGCCTTTCGGAAAGTGAAATTCGTAGCCTAGTTGAAACTAGAATGGCGACACAACAATCGCAACATTTTGCTATTGCCGAACTTCGCAGTCAGATTTACAACCTGCTTTCTGAGTCGCAACGCAATATGATAACCGAGCTTGAAGCTAAGCGAGGATCCAAACGAGAAACTGCCCACGGCCCGAGAAGAGGGGCTAATAGAGGTGCTGACAGAGGCGCTATGCGAGGCCAGCCACCAAGAGGCCCTCGCCTACCGTTTGAAGAACTGAAATTGACTGACGAGCAGATAGCATCACTAGAAACCTTAAATGCCGCTTATCGTGAAACCCGCTTACAACGTAGAGCTACATTGGATGCACACAGAGACGCTGAAAGAGCCCTTGTAAGAAGTGGCAATTTCTCTGAATCTGCGTGGGATGCCCTTTATGCTGAATATAAAGATGATCTCGTTAACGCAGCGATAGAAGACATTACTCACAAACAAGCCACGTTTGCAGTACTTACCGATGTACAGCAAGCCGAGATGCAGCAAAAGCGCGAAAACATAGACGCGCTTCGCCGTTTGTTTAGCGATAACTAA
- the trmL gene encoding tRNA (uridine(34)/cytosine(34)/5-carboxymethylaminomethyluridine(34)-2'-O)-methyltransferase TrmL, whose protein sequence is MLDIVLYQPEIPPNTGNIIRLCANSGFMLHLIEPLGFEWDDKRVRRAGLDYHEFAHVKRHASLDAYIESEKPSRIFACTTKGKAFHSDAQYKKGDALLFGPETRGLPDDVIDALPPEQRVRIPMLPDSRSMNLSNAVSVFVYESWRQLGYDGAR, encoded by the coding sequence ATGTTAGACATCGTACTTTACCAGCCAGAAATTCCCCCCAATACGGGAAATATCATCCGCTTATGCGCAAATAGCGGCTTCATGCTGCATTTAATTGAGCCTTTAGGGTTTGAGTGGGACGATAAGCGTGTACGTAGGGCAGGGTTGGACTATCACGAGTTTGCGCATGTTAAGCGCCATGCTTCGCTAGATGCTTACATTGAAAGTGAAAAACCGAGCCGAATCTTTGCTTGTACTACCAAAGGCAAAGCATTTCACAGCGATGCACAATATAAAAAAGGTGATGCCTTATTGTTTGGGCCAGAGACCAGAGGCTTACCCGACGATGTGATTGATGCGCTTCCGCCTGAACAGCGAGTACGTATTCCCATGCTACCCGACAGCAGAAGCATGAATTTATCGAATGCAGTATCGGTATTTGTGTATGAAAGCTGGCGTCAGTTAGGTTACGACGGCGCACGCTAG
- the gpsA gene encoding NAD(P)H-dependent glycerol-3-phosphate dehydrogenase has protein sequence MNPNSVSVLGAGSYGTALAFCLARNGNPTLLWGRDEKHMEALASSRENARYLPGATFPDALNVDADLETVIAASQDILVVVPSHGFAAMLQSIKPLLQPIHRIIWATKGLEPKTGRLLREVAEEILGTSYPLAVLSGPTFAKEMVAGLPTAISLSSTDETFADEFAAKLHCAKSFRVYKNPDFTGVQLGGAVKNVIAIGAGLADGLGFGANARTALITRGLAELTRLGVKLGAQPETFMGMAGLGDLVLTCTDNQSRNRRFGLALGQGKSVDTAIEEIGQVVEGYRNTEEVHVLSHKVGVEMPICEQIYAVLYHGKSPKEAALTLLGRDLKNEG, from the coding sequence ATGAACCCGAATTCGGTTTCAGTATTAGGGGCGGGGTCGTATGGCACCGCCCTTGCTTTTTGTTTAGCCAGAAATGGTAACCCCACCTTATTATGGGGGCGCGACGAAAAGCACATGGAAGCACTTGCTTCTAGCAGAGAAAACGCTCGCTATTTGCCAGGCGCGACCTTCCCTGATGCGCTTAATGTAGACGCCGATTTAGAAACCGTCATTGCCGCTAGCCAAGATATTCTTGTGGTAGTGCCAAGCCACGGCTTTGCTGCAATGCTTCAAAGCATTAAGCCTTTGTTGCAGCCTATCCATAGAATAATCTGGGCAACCAAAGGGCTTGAACCTAAGACCGGTCGCCTACTACGAGAAGTGGCAGAAGAAATTCTGGGTACGTCGTATCCACTAGCCGTGTTATCAGGGCCCACGTTTGCGAAAGAAATGGTGGCGGGCTTACCTACCGCTATTTCATTGTCATCCACTGACGAAACCTTTGCTGACGAATTTGCCGCTAAGCTGCATTGTGCAAAATCGTTTAGGGTTTACAAAAACCCTGATTTCACCGGCGTTCAATTAGGCGGTGCGGTAAAAAACGTGATTGCCATAGGCGCTGGATTAGCCGATGGTTTAGGTTTTGGTGCCAATGCTCGTACGGCATTGATTACCCGTGGTCTTGCAGAGCTTACCCGCCTTGGCGTGAAGCTGGGTGCGCAGCCAGAAACCTTTATGGGCATGGCTGGCCTTGGCGACTTAGTACTAACCTGTACCGATAACCAATCACGTAATCGTCGATTTGGCTTAGCCTTAGGGCAAGGTAAATCTGTCGACACGGCGATTGAAGAAATTGGGCAAGTGGTAGAAGGCTATCGCAACACAGAAGAAGTACATGTGTTATCGCATAAAGTAGGTGTTGAAATGCCGATTTGCGAGCAGATTTACGCTGTACTTTATCACGGTAAATCGCCAAAAGAGGCCGCATTAACCTTACTCGGTCGCGATCTCAAAAACGAAGGCTAG
- a CDS encoding alpha/beta fold hydrolase has product MSWTFTSEQDLASTFATAINPFWQTSVTFGEFVGKDNVDVRYAWCIPEKTKSTVVISSGRIESYLKYKELIFDLYQNGFAVFILDHRGQGLSGRMTHDPQHGYVADFADYVEDLITFVNDIVIPRQQGELQLLCHSMGGAIGALTLLKAPNLFDKAVLASPMFGIKPALPNWLANCLISVGLRINKIKKRESGYFFGQTPYIAFPYALNKLTHSKSRYSLFRQLYDEERQIQLGGVTTEWLRAAQAAMNTIELNAASITTRSLILSAEGDSIIENKRQRRVAAKFPNAQVEIIPVAYHEVLTESDDIRDAALSTVFDFLSA; this is encoded by the coding sequence ATGAGCTGGACGTTTACGTCGGAGCAAGATTTAGCTTCAACCTTTGCCACTGCAATCAATCCTTTTTGGCAAACCTCCGTCACCTTTGGCGAATTTGTTGGTAAAGATAATGTTGATGTGCGCTACGCGTGGTGCATACCAGAAAAAACCAAATCCACGGTAGTGATCAGTTCCGGACGTATCGAGTCGTACTTAAAATACAAAGAACTCATTTTCGATTTGTACCAAAATGGCTTTGCGGTGTTCATTCTTGATCACCGTGGTCAAGGGTTATCGGGCCGTATGACTCACGACCCTCAACATGGATACGTGGCGGATTTCGCTGATTATGTGGAAGATTTAATTACTTTCGTAAATGATATTGTAATACCACGCCAACAGGGCGAATTGCAGTTACTTTGCCATTCTATGGGCGGTGCAATTGGCGCACTAACCCTATTGAAAGCCCCTAATTTGTTCGACAAAGCCGTACTTGCATCACCCATGTTTGGTATTAAACCGGCGTTACCCAATTGGTTGGCTAATTGTCTTATTAGTGTAGGGCTTAGAATTAATAAAATTAAAAAGCGTGAGTCGGGTTATTTCTTCGGGCAAACGCCTTATATCGCATTTCCTTATGCCCTGAATAAGCTTACGCATAGTAAAAGCCGCTACAGCTTGTTTCGTCAACTTTATGATGAAGAACGCCAAATACAACTCGGGGGTGTAACAACCGAATGGTTACGTGCAGCGCAAGCCGCGATGAATACCATTGAACTCAATGCGGCTTCGATTACTACGCGCTCACTAATCTTAAGTGCAGAAGGCGACAGTATTATTGAGAATAAACGCCAACGTCGTGTGGCAGCTAAGTTCCCCAATGCTCAGGTAGAAATTATTCCTGTGGCGTATCATGAAGTGCTTACCGAATCAGACGATATTCGTGATGCTGCACTTTCTACTGTATTTGATTTTCTAAGCGCGTAA